A portion of the Bubalus kerabau isolate K-KA32 ecotype Philippines breed swamp buffalo chromosome 1, PCC_UOA_SB_1v2, whole genome shotgun sequence genome contains these proteins:
- the LDHB gene encoding L-lactate dehydrogenase B chain: protein MATLKEKLIAPVAEEEKTIPNNKITVVGVGQVGMACAISILGKSLADELALVDVLEDKLKGEMMDLQHGSLFLQTPKIVADKDYSVTANSKIVVVTAGVRQQEGESRLNLVQRNVNVFKFIIPQIVKYSPDCIIIVVSNPVDILTYVTWKLSGLPKHRVIGSGCNLDSARFRYLMAEKLGIHPSSCHGWILGEHGDSSVAVWSGVNVAGVSLQELNPEMGTDNDSENWKEVHKMVVESAYEVIKLKGYTNWAIGLSVADLIESMLKNLSRIHPVSTMVKGMYGIENEVFLSLPCILNARGLTSVINQKLKDEEVAQLKKSADTLWGIQKDLKDL from the exons ATGGCAACTCTTAAGGAAAAACTGATTGCACCAGTTGCGGAAGAAGAGAAAACGATCCCAAACAATAAGATCACTGTAGTGGGTGTTGGACAAGTTGGTATGGCATGTGCCATCAGCATTCTGGGAAAG TCTCTGGCTGATGAGCTTGCTCTTGTGGATGTTTTGGAAGATAAACTCAAAGGAGAAATGATGGACCTGCAGCACGGGAGCTTATTCCTTCAGACGCCAAAAATTGTGGCAGACAAAG ATTACTCTGTCACTGCCAATTCCAAGATCGTGGTGGTAACTGCAGGAGTTCGCCAGCAAGAAGGGGAGAGTCGCCTGAATTTGGTGCAAAGGAACGTTAACGTCTTCAAGTTCATCATTCCTCAGATCGTCAAGTACAGTCCTGACTGCATCATCATTGTggtttccaacccag tggaTATTCTCACATATGTTACCTGGAAACTAAGTGGATTACCCAAGCACCGTGTGATTGGGAGTGGATGTAACCTGGATTCGGCTAGATTTCGCTACCTTATGGCTGAAAAACTTGGCATTCATCCCAGCAGCTGCCACGGATGGATTTTGGGGGAACACGGCGACTCAAgcg TGGCTGTGTGGAGTGGAGTGAATGTGGCAGGCGTTTCTCTCCAGGAACTGAATCCAGAAATGGGAACAGACAATGATAGTGAAAATTGGAAGGAAGTGCATAAGATGGTGGTTGAGAG tgccTATGAGGTCATCAAGCTAAAAGGATATACCAACTGGGCTATTGGATTAAGTGTGGCTGACCTTATTGAATCCATGTTGAAAAATCTATCCAGGATTCACCCAGTGTCAACAATGGTGAAG GGCATGTATGGCATTGAGAATGAAGTCTTCCTGAGCCTTCCATGTATCCTGAATGCTCGAGGGTTAACCAGTGTTATCAACCAGAAGCTAAAGGATGAAGAGGTTGCCCAACTCAAGAAAAGTGCAGATACCCTCTGGGGCATCCAAAAGGACCTGAAGGACCTGTGA